Proteins from one Faecalibacterium sp. I3-3-33 genomic window:
- a CDS encoding type I restriction-modification system subunit M encodes MVTGAIKNKVDKIWTDIWAGGITNPLTVIEQLTYLMFIRSLDEKELATEDFENMAGEKMEHIFPASEAGQSMRWSRFKDKDSREIFLTMQQRVFPAIKKMKYGRLPDFNEKGELVEVLSKLEQAQQEAEKLGKSLSEKEKDVLRAEDEKEQNTAFARYMDDAMFLIPTPQVLQKIITGLEDLYTHDIADLDMQGDLYEYMLLKLSSAGQNGQFRTPKHIRDMMVELVQPTPDDFICDPACGTAGFLVSSEQYLRAHYEDSMTPEQWQHFAGPMFTGFDMDRTMLRISAMNLMLHSITNPEIDYKDSVSKQNSICSKYTICLANPPFKGTVDAESINDDLKAVTNTKKTELLFLALFLRMLKTGGRCACIVPDGVLFGSSKAHQSIRKELIENHQLRAVISMPSGVFKPYAGVSTAVLVFTKTGAGGTDKVWFYDMKADGFSLDDKRTEVKDNDIPDIIARFHNLDAEADRKRTEQSFFVSKEEIAANGYDLSINKYKETEYVPVEYPSTTEILADLHELEMEITKGLAELEEMV; translated from the coding sequence ATGGTAACAGGAGCCATTAAAAATAAGGTAGACAAAATCTGGACAGACATCTGGGCAGGCGGCATCACCAATCCGCTGACCGTCATTGAACAGCTGACCTATCTCATGTTCATCCGGTCGTTGGACGAGAAAGAGCTTGCCACCGAAGATTTTGAGAACATGGCGGGCGAAAAGATGGAGCACATCTTCCCGGCCAGCGAAGCAGGGCAGTCCATGCGGTGGAGCCGCTTCAAGGACAAGGACTCCCGCGAGATTTTCCTGACCATGCAGCAGCGGGTGTTCCCGGCCATCAAAAAGATGAAGTATGGCCGTCTGCCGGATTTCAACGAAAAAGGCGAACTGGTAGAGGTACTCAGCAAGCTGGAACAGGCACAGCAGGAGGCCGAAAAGCTGGGCAAGAGCTTGTCGGAAAAAGAAAAAGATGTTTTGCGGGCAGAGGATGAAAAGGAACAGAACACCGCCTTTGCGCGGTACATGGACGATGCCATGTTCCTGATCCCCACGCCGCAGGTGCTGCAAAAGATCATCACCGGGCTGGAGGATCTTTACACCCACGATATCGCCGACCTTGATATGCAGGGCGATCTGTACGAGTATATGCTGCTAAAACTGTCCTCGGCAGGGCAGAACGGCCAGTTCCGCACGCCCAAGCACATCCGCGACATGATGGTGGAGCTGGTGCAGCCCACGCCGGACGACTTTATCTGCGACCCCGCCTGCGGCACGGCGGGCTTTCTGGTGTCCAGCGAACAGTACCTCCGCGCACACTACGAGGACAGCATGACCCCGGAGCAGTGGCAGCATTTTGCCGGCCCGATGTTCACCGGCTTCGACATGGACCGCACCATGCTGCGCATTTCGGCCATGAACCTGATGCTCCACTCCATCACGAACCCGGAGATCGACTACAAGGACAGCGTGTCGAAGCAAAACTCCATTTGCAGTAAGTACACCATTTGCCTTGCGAACCCGCCGTTCAAGGGCACTGTGGATGCCGAGAGCATCAACGACGATCTGAAAGCCGTCACCAACACCAAAAAGACGGAGCTTCTGTTCCTTGCGCTCTTCCTGCGGATGCTCAAAACCGGCGGGCGCTGCGCCTGCATCGTGCCGGACGGCGTTTTGTTCGGTTCCAGCAAGGCGCACCAGAGCATCCGAAAAGAACTGATTGAAAACCATCAGCTGCGGGCGGTCATTTCCATGCCCTCCGGCGTGTTCAAGCCCTACGCAGGCGTGTCCACAGCGGTGCTGGTGTTTACCAAGACCGGCGCGGGCGGCACCGATAAGGTGTGGTTCTACGATATGAAAGCCGACGGCTTCTCGCTGGACGATAAGCGCACTGAGGTGAAGGATAACGACATCCCGGACATCATCGCCCGGTTCCACAACCTCGATGCGGAAGCCGACCGTAAGCGCACCGAGCAGAGCTTCTTTGTGTCCAAAGAAGAAATTGCCGCCAACGGGTACGATTTATCCATCAATAAGTACAAAGAGACCGAGTATGTGCCGGTGGAGTATCCTTCGACTACGGAAATTCTGGCCGACCTGCATGAGCTGGAAATGGAGATCACCAAGGGTTTGGCAGAGTTGGAGGAGATGGTGTGA
- a CDS encoding DEAD/DEAH box helicase family protein: MSNFAFLATHPEYSLFANSAIEAEKVFSTSPAMCAVGCRKALELAVKWVYAADKTITMPYKDNLQSLLHEPSFRFAVDRNVWSVLPSIVKAGNLAVHTGHSVSAADAVFSLRGLFDFIQWVDYCYGTDYVERSFEETAIPGEKVTLDEKKIREQESLLSQKDAELEALRKQVESLSTAYTASKQQNQQSRSFTAADLTEAETRRKIIDIDLKAMGWKFTGADTDVRTEYEVDNMNGVLGQKGYADYVLMGKDGLPLAVIEAKRSTKDPNIGRKQAQLYADCLAQKFGRRPMLFTTNGYTTYFWDEQSGPQRAVSGVFCKDDLQKLMNRRTEKKPLDTIEIDDKITDRYYQKNAIRAVCAHIAQGFRRNLLVMATGTGKTRTASSLTDVLSRGGHVTNMLFLADRTALVKQAKDDFKKYLPDQSLCNLCSSKDDKAARIVFSTYPTMLNAIDNAKTKDGVPLFSPAHFDLIIVDESHRSIFKKYRAIFDYFDAILVGLTATPKTDVDRNTYDFFEMEHGIPTYAYDYDTAVYTDHVLVPYYNYEVKTKFTEEGIHYDQLSPEDKARYEDDFAEDDTLPSFIPSEKLNKFIFNANTVDTVLQDLMERGIQTAGGDRIGKTIIFAQNKRHAEFIRERFGKLYPQLETQYPGFIQRVVCDDAYAQSIIDDFKQPDKPPFIAVSVDMMDTGIDVPECVNLVFFKKVRSKTKFWQMIGRGTRLCPSLACVDAIDGEYTGKRRFLIFDYCDNFEFFRQKPNGYESADTKSLSESIFCKQVRIAAALQDGAYADEKYQNWRKILTETCRAEVGALNPELVSVRLHRQAVEHYQKPGAFVSLTETDKGTLMKEVAPLISLDDKDEAAKRFDNFVYGLLLCELEGLPGLGRAQKQLRSTAALLEGKATIPQVQAKLPLIREVQTDEFLTSHDLLRFEEMRQELRELIKFLVDGVEGQKPVYTALADPVLEQTEGKTLDSGYDFGEYRERVNRYIMEHRSDTLAIHKLTQNIPLSRGDYTELEHIFTCELGSKEDYAREFRDTPFGLLVRKVAKLDHGAAMQAFSKFINDESLNAKQIAFVQKVIHYIEQNGYVESKAVLMKPPFDQPILFTHLFDGKTGSELMDTINSVKENATHVTA, encoded by the coding sequence ATGTCAAACTTTGCCTTTTTAGCCACCCACCCCGAATATTCCCTCTTCGCCAATTCTGCCATCGAGGCCGAGAAAGTGTTCTCCACCTCCCCGGCGATGTGCGCGGTGGGATGCCGGAAGGCGTTGGAGCTGGCGGTGAAGTGGGTGTATGCGGCAGACAAGACCATCACGATGCCCTACAAGGACAACCTGCAATCCCTCCTGCATGAGCCGAGTTTCCGGTTCGCGGTGGACCGCAATGTGTGGAGCGTGCTGCCCAGCATCGTGAAGGCGGGCAATCTGGCAGTACATACGGGGCATAGTGTGTCGGCGGCGGATGCAGTGTTCAGCCTGCGGGGGCTGTTCGACTTCATCCAGTGGGTGGATTACTGCTACGGCACGGACTATGTGGAGCGCTCCTTTGAAGAAACAGCCATCCCCGGCGAAAAGGTAACGCTGGACGAAAAGAAGATCCGGGAACAGGAAAGTTTACTGTCCCAAAAGGATGCCGAACTGGAAGCCTTGCGCAAGCAGGTGGAGAGCCTTTCGACGGCGTACACAGCCAGCAAACAGCAGAACCAGCAGAGTCGCAGCTTCACCGCCGCCGACCTGACCGAGGCCGAGACGCGGCGGAAGATCATCGACATCGACCTCAAGGCCATGGGCTGGAAGTTTACCGGGGCGGACACCGATGTACGCACCGAGTACGAAGTGGACAACATGAACGGCGTGCTGGGGCAGAAGGGTTATGCAGACTATGTGCTGATGGGCAAGGACGGCTTGCCGCTGGCGGTCATTGAAGCCAAGCGCAGCACCAAAGACCCCAACATCGGGCGCAAGCAGGCTCAGCTTTATGCGGACTGTCTGGCGCAGAAGTTTGGCCGCCGTCCGATGCTGTTTACCACCAACGGCTACACCACCTATTTCTGGGATGAGCAGAGCGGCCCGCAGCGTGCCGTGAGCGGGGTGTTCTGCAAGGACGACTTGCAGAAGCTGATGAACCGCCGCACCGAGAAAAAGCCGCTGGACACCATTGAAATCGACGATAAGATCACCGACCGCTACTACCAGAAAAACGCCATCCGGGCGGTGTGCGCCCACATCGCGCAGGGCTTCCGGCGCAATCTGCTGGTCATGGCTACTGGCACGGGCAAGACCCGCACCGCATCCAGCCTGACCGATGTGCTGAGCCGGGGCGGTCATGTGACCAACATGCTCTTTCTGGCCGACCGCACCGCGCTGGTCAAGCAGGCAAAGGACGACTTCAAAAAGTATCTGCCCGACCAGTCGCTGTGCAACCTGTGCTCCTCCAAGGACGATAAGGCCGCGCGCATCGTGTTTTCCACCTATCCCACCATGCTCAACGCCATCGACAACGCCAAGACCAAGGACGGCGTGCCGCTGTTTTCGCCTGCGCATTTTGACCTTATCATCGTGGACGAGAGCCACCGCAGCATTTTCAAGAAATACCGCGCCATTTTTGATTATTTCGATGCGATTCTGGTGGGTCTGACCGCCACCCCGAAAACCGATGTAGACCGCAACACCTACGACTTTTTCGAGATGGAGCACGGCATCCCCACCTACGCCTACGATTACGATACGGCGGTCTACACCGACCATGTGCTGGTGCCTTACTACAACTACGAGGTCAAGACGAAATTCACAGAAGAGGGCATCCACTACGACCAGCTTTCACCGGAGGACAAGGCTCGCTACGAGGACGATTTTGCCGAGGACGACACCCTGCCAAGCTTCATCCCATCCGAAAAGCTGAATAAGTTCATCTTCAACGCCAACACCGTGGACACGGTGCTGCAAGACCTGATGGAACGGGGCATCCAGACGGCAGGCGGCGACCGCATCGGCAAGACCATCATCTTTGCCCAGAACAAGCGCCACGCGGAGTTTATCCGGGAGCGCTTTGGCAAGCTCTACCCGCAGCTGGAGACCCAGTACCCGGGATTCATCCAGCGGGTGGTCTGCGATGACGCCTATGCACAGTCCATCATTGACGACTTCAAACAGCCGGACAAGCCGCCTTTTATTGCGGTCTCGGTGGATATGATGGACACGGGCATTGATGTGCCGGAGTGTGTGAATCTGGTGTTCTTCAAAAAAGTGCGCAGCAAAACGAAGTTCTGGCAGATGATCGGCCGTGGTACACGGCTCTGCCCGTCCCTTGCCTGCGTGGATGCCATCGACGGCGAATATACGGGCAAACGGCGGTTTCTGATTTTCGACTACTGCGACAACTTTGAATTTTTCCGTCAGAAACCCAACGGCTACGAGAGTGCGGACACCAAAAGCCTGTCCGAAAGCATTTTCTGCAAGCAGGTGCGGATCGCCGCCGCGCTGCAGGATGGAGCCTATGCGGACGAAAAATACCAGAACTGGCGCAAGATCTTAACAGAGACCTGCCGTGCCGAAGTGGGAGCGTTGAACCCGGAGCTGGTATCCGTGCGGCTGCACCGACAGGCCGTGGAACACTATCAAAAGCCGGGAGCCTTTGTCAGCCTGACCGAAACGGACAAGGGTACTCTGATGAAAGAGGTGGCACCGCTCATCTCGCTGGACGACAAAGATGAAGCCGCCAAGCGGTTCGATAACTTTGTGTATGGCTTGCTGCTCTGTGAGCTGGAAGGTCTGCCGGGGCTGGGCCGCGCCCAGAAACAGCTGCGCAGCACAGCGGCATTGCTGGAAGGAAAGGCTACCATCCCGCAGGTGCAGGCAAAGCTGCCCCTCATCCGGGAGGTGCAGACAGACGAATTTTTGACCTCGCATGATCTGCTCCGCTTTGAGGAAATGCGGCAGGAGCTGCGGGAACTCATCAAGTTTCTGGTAGACGGTGTAGAAGGGCAAAAGCCTGTCTACACGGCCCTTGCCGACCCGGTACTGGAACAGACCGAGGGCAAAACGCTGGATTCCGGCTACGATTTCGGCGAGTACCGGGAACGTGTGAACCGCTACATCATGGAGCACCGCAGCGATACGCTGGCCATCCACAAGCTGACCCAGAACATTCCGCTTTCCCGGGGTGACTATACCGAGCTGGAACATATCTTTACCTGTGAGCTGGGCAGCAAAGAGGACTATGCACGGGAGTTTCGGGATACACCCTTTGGTCTACTGGTGCGTAAAGTGGCAAAGCTGGACCACGGTGCTGCCATGCAGGCATTTTCCAAGTTCATCAACGACGAATCGCTGAATGCAAAGCAGATCGCGTTCGTGCAGAAGGTCATTCATTACATCGAGCAGAACGGTTATGTGGAAAGCAAAGCGGTTCTGATGAAACCACCCTTTGACCAGCCCATTCTGTTTACCCACCTGTTTGATGGCAAAACAGGCAGTGAACTGATGGATACGATCAATTCGGTGAAAGAGAATGCCACCCATGTAACTGCATAA
- the trxA gene encoding thioredoxin yields the protein MAVINITKENFAQEVLHSEKPVLLDFWASWCGPCRMLSPVVDEVAEERTDVKVGKVNVDEQPDLAAQFGVMSIPTLLVFEQGKLVRQAVGARPKAGVLELLG from the coding sequence ATGGCAGTCATCAACATTACCAAGGAAAACTTTGCACAGGAAGTGCTCCACAGCGAAAAGCCCGTACTGCTGGACTTCTGGGCCAGCTGGTGCGGCCCCTGCCGGATGCTGAGCCCTGTGGTGGACGAGGTCGCCGAGGAGCGCACCGATGTGAAGGTGGGCAAGGTGAACGTGGACGAACAGCCGGACTTGGCGGCACAGTTTGGGGTGATGAGCATCCCCACCCTGCTGGTGTTCGAGCAGGGCAAGCTGGTGCGTCAGGCCGTGGGTGCCCGCCCCAAGGCCGGTGTGCTGGAACTGCTGGGCTAA
- a CDS encoding helix-turn-helix domain-containing protein, with translation MDARTFGNYLSRMRKAQGLTQAELAEQLHVTDKAVSRWERGIGLPDINTLEPLADALGLTLADLMHCRAPEEADTVPTIQLEDFFTMLRRQHTVDWHSVRTALLGLSIALALWGVLACPGTIAVHWYGLGDGSFRADGWMHSLVIFPLCAGIEFLSLEIWNSFEQTGYYRRCGEINLFIIHAMSFGTRSARWMKVVLDLLFFFCFGFVIPFVEAWMIFLN, from the coding sequence ATGGACGCCAGAACTTTTGGAAATTATCTGAGCCGGATGCGCAAAGCGCAGGGGCTGACACAGGCAGAACTGGCGGAACAGCTACACGTTACTGACAAGGCTGTCAGCCGCTGGGAACGGGGCATCGGTCTGCCGGATATCAACACACTGGAACCGCTGGCAGATGCTCTGGGGCTGACCCTTGCCGACCTTATGCACTGCCGCGCCCCGGAAGAAGCCGATACCGTACCGACCATCCAGCTGGAAGATTTCTTTACCATGCTGCGCCGACAGCACACCGTAGATTGGCATTCTGTGCGCACCGCCCTGCTTGGACTGAGCATTGCGCTTGCCTTATGGGGCGTTTTGGCTTGCCCCGGCACTATTGCTGTGCACTGGTATGGTCTTGGCGATGGTTCTTTTCGGGCAGACGGCTGGATGCATTCTCTCGTCATTTTCCCGTTGTGTGCGGGCATTGAATTTTTATCGTTGGAGATCTGGAACAGTTTTGAACAGACCGGCTATTATCGCCGCTGTGGCGAGATCAATCTTTTCATCATCCATGCCATGTCTTTCGGCACACGCTCTGCCAGATGGATGAAGGTCGTGCTGGATCTTCTGTTTTTCTTTTGCTTTGGTTTTGTGATTCCATTTGTAGAAGCGTGGATGATTTTTTTGAATTGA
- a CDS encoding restriction endonuclease subunit S, protein MAKLGDIATYINGYAFKPQDWSDEGIPIIRIQDLTGNSYQANRYNGEYASKYEVNDGDVLISWSASLGVYIWHGEKAVLNQHIFKVVFDKERISKDFFVHQVGLILENAASDAHGATMKHLTKPVFDALPFYLPPYEKQCEIAEVLDKVTSLISLRKQQLAKLDELVKARFAEMFGDPVSNPLNWPTAELGKRCEIITGNTPSRAEPENYGTFIEWIKSDNINTPSTFLTEAQERLSEIGFQKCRFVESGSLLMTCIAGSLNCIGNVAVANRRVAFNQQINAITPTHDNVLYLYWLMILSKPTIHRTINMALKGILSKSQLSSIKFPFPPLSLQNQFAAFVERVDQQKQTVQQSLEKLELMKKALMQEYFG, encoded by the coding sequence ATGGCGAAGTTGGGAGATATTGCAACATACATAAATGGATATGCCTTCAAACCACAAGATTGGTCAGACGAAGGTATTCCAATTATTCGGATTCAGGACTTGACCGGAAATTCGTATCAGGCAAACCGTTATAATGGTGAATACGCATCCAAATATGAAGTAAACGATGGAGATGTTTTGATTTCATGGTCTGCCAGTCTTGGCGTATACATTTGGCATGGAGAAAAGGCAGTATTAAATCAGCATATTTTCAAGGTCGTTTTTGATAAAGAAAGAATCTCAAAAGATTTTTTCGTACATCAGGTAGGTTTGATTCTGGAAAACGCGGCATCCGATGCACATGGCGCAACAATGAAGCATTTGACCAAGCCCGTTTTTGACGCGTTGCCATTTTACTTGCCACCGTATGAAAAGCAGTGCGAAATTGCAGAAGTCCTTGATAAAGTAACGAGTTTGATTTCTCTCCGCAAGCAGCAGCTTGCTAAACTGGACGAGCTGGTAAAGGCACGGTTTGCAGAGATGTTTGGGGACCCTGTAAGCAATCCTCTTAATTGGCCAACTGCTGAGCTTGGAAAACGATGTGAAATAATAACTGGAAATACTCCATCTCGCGCAGAACCAGAAAATTATGGAACATTTATTGAATGGATAAAATCTGATAACATCAACACTCCTTCAACATTTCTTACCGAGGCTCAAGAGCGTTTATCAGAAATTGGCTTTCAAAAATGTCGCTTTGTTGAATCGGGAAGCTTGTTAATGACATGCATTGCAGGAAGTCTTAACTGCATTGGGAATGTTGCGGTAGCGAATCGAAGAGTTGCATTTAATCAACAAATCAATGCGATTACCCCAACTCATGATAATGTTCTATATCTTTATTGGCTTATGATTTTATCAAAACCTACTATTCATAGAACTATCAATATGGCGCTTAAGGGCATCTTGAGCAAAAGTCAGCTCTCTTCAATTAAATTTCCATTTCCGCCACTTTCCCTTCAAAATCAGTTTGCCGCCTTTGTGGAGCGTGTAGACCAGCAGAAGCAGACCGTACAGCAGAGCCTTGAAAAGCTGGAACTGATGAAAAAGGCGCTGATGCAGGAGTATTTTGGGTGA
- the pckA gene encoding phosphoenolpyruvate carboxykinase (ATP) — MAKLDLTKYGITGTTEVVHNPSYEQLFAEETKPELEGYEKGHVSELGAVNVMTGIYTGRSPKDKFIVMDENSKDTVWWTSDEYKNDNHPASQEAWKAVKEIAQKELSNKRLYVVDAFCGANKDTRMAVRFIVEVAWQAHFVTNMFIRPTAEELENFEPDFVVYNASKAKVENYKELGLNSETAVLFNITSKEQVIVNTWYGGEMKKGMFSMMNYFLPLKGIASMHCSANTDKNGENTAIFFGLSGTGKTTLSTDPKRLLIGDDEHGWDDNGVFNFEGGCYAKVINLDKESEPDIYNAIKRNALLENVTLDAEGHIDFADKSVTENTRVSYPINHIQNIVRPVSSAPAAKNVIFLSADAFGVLPPVSILTPEQTQYYFLSGFTAKLAGTERGITEPTPTFSACFGQAFLELHPTKYAEELVKKMKASGAKAYLVNTGWNGTGKRISIKDTRGIIDAILSGAINEAPTKKIPYFDFEVPTALPGVDPAILDPRDTYADAAQWEEKAKDLAGRFVKNFAKYEGNEHGKALVSAGPQL; from the coding sequence ATGGCAAAGTTGGATCTTACCAAGTATGGCATCACCGGCACGACTGAAGTCGTGCACAACCCCTCCTACGAGCAGCTGTTCGCCGAGGAGACCAAGCCCGAGCTGGAAGGCTACGAGAAGGGTCATGTCAGCGAGCTGGGTGCTGTGAACGTGATGACCGGTATCTACACCGGCCGTTCTCCCAAGGACAAGTTCATCGTGATGGACGAGAACTCCAAGGACACCGTGTGGTGGACCAGCGATGAGTACAAGAACGACAACCACCCCGCTTCTCAGGAGGCTTGGAAGGCTGTCAAGGAGATCGCTCAGAAGGAGCTGTCCAACAAGCGCCTGTACGTCGTGGATGCTTTCTGCGGCGCCAACAAGGATACCCGCATGGCAGTGCGTTTCATCGTGGAAGTGGCCTGGCAGGCACACTTCGTTACCAATATGTTCATCCGTCCCACCGCTGAGGAGCTGGAGAACTTCGAGCCTGATTTCGTTGTTTACAACGCTTCCAAGGCTAAGGTCGAGAACTACAAGGAGCTGGGCCTGAATTCCGAGACTGCTGTGCTGTTCAACATCACCAGCAAGGAGCAGGTCATCGTCAACACCTGGTACGGCGGCGAGATGAAGAAGGGTATGTTCTCCATGATGAACTACTTCCTGCCGCTGAAGGGCATTGCTTCCATGCACTGCTCTGCCAACACCGACAAGAACGGCGAGAACACCGCCATCTTCTTCGGTCTGTCCGGCACCGGCAAGACCACCCTGTCCACCGATCCCAAGCGTCTGCTGATCGGCGATGACGAGCACGGCTGGGACGACAACGGCGTGTTCAACTTCGAGGGCGGCTGCTACGCTAAGGTCATCAACCTGGATAAGGAGTCCGAGCCCGATATCTACAACGCCATCAAGCGCAACGCTCTGCTGGAGAACGTCACTCTGGATGCCGAGGGTCACATCGACTTCGCTGACAAGTCTGTCACCGAGAACACCCGTGTGTCCTACCCCATCAACCACATCCAGAACATCGTGCGTCCCGTTTCTTCCGCTCCCGCAGCAAAGAACGTGATCTTCCTGTCTGCTGACGCCTTCGGCGTTCTGCCCCCGGTCTCCATCCTGACCCCGGAGCAGACCCAGTACTACTTCCTGTCCGGCTTTACCGCAAAGCTGGCAGGCACCGAGCGCGGCATCACCGAGCCCACCCCCACCTTCTCCGCTTGCTTCGGTCAGGCTTTCCTGGAGCTGCACCCCACCAAGTACGCTGAGGAGCTGGTCAAGAAGATGAAGGCCAGCGGCGCAAAGGCTTATCTGGTCAACACCGGCTGGAACGGCACCGGCAAGCGCATCTCCATCAAGGATACCCGCGGCATCATCGACGCTATCCTGAGCGGTGCTATCAACGAGGCTCCCACCAAGAAGATCCCCTACTTCGACTTTGAGGTCCCCACCGCTCTGCCCGGTGTCGACCCCGCCATCCTCGATCCCCGCGACACCTACGCAGATGCCGCTCAGTGGGAAGAGAAGGCAAAGGATCTGGCCGGCCGCTTCGTGAAGAACTTCGCTAAGTACGAGGGCAACGAGCACGGCAAGGCTCTGGTCTCCGCAGGCCCCCAGCTGTAA
- a CDS encoding substrate-binding domain-containing protein: protein MSDHYALEFMRFLQGQGIRVPEDVQIIGFDDTLASRYCSRGTVQ, encoded by the coding sequence GTGTCCGACCACTATGCGCTGGAATTTATGCGATTTTTGCAGGGACAGGGCATCCGCGTCCCGGAGGATGTGCAGATCATTGGCTTTGATGATACACTGGCAAGCCGGTATTGCAGCCGTGGGACTGTGCAGTAA
- a CDS encoding MATE family efflux transporter yields MIHWQAGIAAVGLCSNFTLIFSVMSGAVGTVAGILIAQFLGAEEHTEAWRSLDVSLVCGGVLAALFLLTAGGFPAQVLGLYTADDAIL; encoded by the coding sequence ATGATACACTGGCAAGCCGGTATTGCAGCCGTGGGACTGTGCAGTAACTTCACTCTTATTTTCTCCGTGATGTCCGGCGCAGTCGGCACGGTTGCCGGTATTCTGATCGCACAGTTTCTGGGCGCGGAGGAGCACACCGAGGCGTGGCGCAGTTTGGATGTAAGCCTTGTCTGCGGGGGTGTGTTGGCAGCACTGTTTCTGCTGACGGCAGGGGGCTTCCCGGCGCAGGTCTTGGGACTTTATACGGCAGATGACGCCATCCTCTGA
- a CDS encoding TIR domain-containing protein, with the protein MNDYGKLEIIYKEIDRLIEMNATTATQEFQDWKLKAARFLSHYFGMQSIEMEQFRKTQFHPIFDYDDESKCIECCKKGLEATKRVFETYLDDISTDMLDKAEKSMQQKLKEMRQWQHEDMLLANISQRTSMAKTKEYKKVFIVHGHDNALKQEVARMVEKQGLEAIILSEQANRGKTIIEKFEEHSDVGAAICLFTGDDYGKAKDATSENLRARQNVVFEAGYFMGKLGRGNVILIASPDIEIPSDLQGVVYTNKDMWQTDVLRELKAIGYNVDFNKLFA; encoded by the coding sequence ATGAATGACTACGGAAAATTGGAAATCATTTACAAAGAAATCGATCGGCTAATTGAAATGAATGCAACTACAGCCACACAAGAATTTCAAGACTGGAAATTAAAAGCAGCGCGGTTCCTTTCACATTATTTTGGAATGCAAAGCATTGAAATGGAACAATTTAGAAAAACACAGTTTCATCCTATTTTTGATTATGATGATGAGAGCAAGTGTATAGAGTGCTGCAAAAAAGGGCTTGAAGCAACAAAGCGTGTATTTGAAACCTATTTAGATGATATTAGTACAGATATGTTAGACAAGGCAGAAAAATCAATGCAACAGAAGCTCAAAGAAATGCGGCAATGGCAGCATGAAGATATGCTATTAGCGAATATATCTCAAAGGACCTCAATGGCAAAAACGAAAGAATATAAAAAAGTGTTTATTGTTCACGGTCACGATAATGCACTAAAACAAGAAGTGGCCCGTATGGTTGAAAAACAAGGTCTTGAAGCGATCATTTTAAGTGAACAAGCTAACAGAGGCAAAACTATTATCGAGAAATTTGAAGAGCATTCAGATGTTGGTGCTGCTATTTGCTTGTTTACTGGTGATGACTATGGCAAGGCAAAAGATGCAACCAGTGAAAATTTACGAGCGCGACAGAATGTTGTGTTTGAAGCGGGATATTTTATGGGAAAGTTAGGACGCGGGAATGTTATTTTAATCGCAAGTCCTGATATTGAAATTCCGTCTGATTTGCAAGGTGTGGTATATACGAATAAGGATATGTGGCAAACGGATGTTTTGCGAGAATTAAAAGCAATCGGGTACAATGTAGATTTTAACAAACTTTTTGCTTGA